A single region of the Cereibacter sphaeroides 2.4.1 genome encodes:
- a CDS encoding sugar kinase, which yields MPTYDVSSIGFYVCDILGRPVTRIPDGGRADYIQEIRMTVAGTAGATAADCAILGLKTLAVTTVGEDEMGDFMVAKLTRFGVDCAMVARDGSVQTSATILPVRPNGERPALHVPGTAATFRIPEGRLDAALDARIVHVGGTGLLKSFDGAPTVEALRRAKELGRITTFDLIQATPETFELVRPCLPYIDYFVPSIEEASEMAGTTDPAEVARFFKGLGVKNAILTMGGEGVYVSPEAGEDFRLPAHAIEVVDTTGCGDSFTAGVIVGLARGWDLRDCCRFASAVAARVAMGLGSDGKLVSFEDTIEAMNTLPLRAN from the coding sequence ATGCCGACCTATGACGTGAGTTCCATCGGGTTCTATGTCTGCGACATCCTCGGTCGCCCCGTGACCCGCATCCCCGACGGCGGCCGCGCCGACTACATCCAGGAGATCCGGATGACGGTCGCGGGCACCGCCGGAGCCACCGCCGCCGACTGCGCCATCCTCGGCCTGAAGACCCTCGCCGTCACCACGGTGGGCGAGGACGAGATGGGCGACTTCATGGTGGCCAAGCTCACCCGCTTCGGCGTCGATTGCGCCATGGTGGCGCGCGACGGCTCGGTCCAGACGTCGGCCACCATCCTGCCGGTGCGCCCGAACGGCGAGCGGCCCGCGCTCCATGTGCCGGGCACCGCCGCCACCTTCCGCATCCCCGAGGGCCGGCTCGACGCCGCACTCGATGCGCGCATCGTCCATGTCGGTGGCACCGGCCTTCTGAAGAGCTTCGACGGCGCCCCTACGGTCGAGGCGCTGCGCCGCGCGAAGGAGCTCGGGCGCATCACCACTTTCGATCTGATCCAGGCCACGCCCGAGACCTTTGAGCTGGTCCGCCCCTGCCTGCCCTACATCGACTATTTCGTGCCTTCGATCGAGGAGGCCTCCGAGATGGCGGGCACGACCGATCCGGCCGAGGTGGCGCGCTTCTTCAAGGGCCTCGGCGTGAAGAACGCGATCCTGACCATGGGCGGGGAGGGGGTCTACGTCTCGCCCGAGGCGGGCGAGGATTTCCGCTTGCCCGCCCATGCCATCGAGGTGGTCGATACCACGGGCTGCGGCGACAGCTTCACCGCCGGCGTGATCGTGGGCCTCGCCCGCGGCTGGGACCTGCGCGACTGCTGCCGCTTCGCCTCGGCGGTGGCGGCGCGGGTCGCGATGGGGCTCGGCTCCGACGGAAAGCTCGTCTCGTTCGAGGACACGATCGAGGCCATGAACACCTTGCCCCTGCGGGCGAACTGA
- a CDS encoding ABC transporter permease, with protein sequence MSLSLSRHLPKDRESFSTLAVLVAFVGLFLVFATQADAFLTLGNLRNVLVNNVVLLAIVALGVTFVVSSGGIDLSVGVSVDMASLVFVSALAAGVAAPLGLAAGLGAALLVGLLNAILIARLKISPFLATLGVLFIGQSVQRLATGGGQPIYLVTKEYAAIFNAISRSSLLGVPTPVWVLILCVLATWLALHRMGFGRQVQAIGARPGVAWYSGIRVPSRLTQVYILAAVLAGITGILLSATVRSYVPMSGNAFLLDAIGATFIGTTISRERRPSILGTLLGVALLAMVKNGLLLIGWNFYWQQVGIGVLVFAVLALSFGLQRRH encoded by the coding sequence ATGAGCCTCTCCCTCTCCCGCCATCTGCCGAAGGACCGCGAGAGCTTCTCGACGCTGGCCGTGCTGGTGGCCTTCGTGGGCCTGTTCCTCGTCTTCGCCACGCAGGCCGATGCGTTCCTGACGCTCGGCAACCTGCGCAACGTGCTGGTGAACAACGTGGTCCTCCTCGCCATCGTGGCGCTCGGCGTGACCTTCGTCGTCTCCTCGGGCGGCATCGACCTCTCGGTGGGCGTGTCGGTGGACATGGCGAGCCTCGTCTTCGTCTCGGCGCTGGCCGCGGGCGTGGCGGCGCCGCTGGGGCTCGCCGCCGGTCTCGGCGCGGCGCTCCTCGTGGGGCTGCTGAACGCCATCCTCATCGCGCGGCTGAAGATCAGCCCCTTCCTCGCCACGCTGGGCGTGCTCTTCATCGGCCAGTCGGTCCAGCGTCTGGCCACCGGCGGCGGCCAGCCGATCTATCTCGTGACCAAGGAGTATGCCGCGATCTTCAACGCCATCTCGCGCTCGAGCCTTCTGGGCGTGCCGACGCCGGTCTGGGTGCTGATCCTGTGCGTCCTCGCAACCTGGCTTGCGCTGCACCGCATGGGCTTCGGCCGGCAGGTGCAGGCCATCGGCGCGCGCCCGGGCGTGGCCTGGTATTCCGGCATCCGCGTGCCCTCGCGGCTGACGCAGGTCTATATCCTCGCGGCCGTCCTCGCCGGGATCACAGGGATCCTGCTCTCGGCCACGGTGCGCTCCTATGTGCCGATGTCGGGCAATGCCTTCCTCCTCGATGCCATCGGCGCCACCTTCATCGGCACCACCATCAGCCGCGAGCGCCGGCCCTCGATCCTCGGCACGCTTCTGGGCGTGGCGCTCCTCGCCATGGTCAAGAACGGCCTCCTGCTCATCGGCTGGAACTTCTACTGGCAGCAGGTGGGGATCGGGGTCCTCGTCTTCGCCGTGCTCGCCCTCAGCTTCGGCCTCCAGCGCCGCCACTAA